In one window of Haloterrigena salifodinae DNA:
- the merB gene encoding organomercurial lyase encodes MTDDLCTCASSCEGRSDDPESASGRWLGGSQRLETPLPSDVQAGLGRLLGEEPIETLDEWVAEVRRRTNGSIAVDDLCHADEETAHWGEIGSKRYYFRCFYDAVVLSALVDRPVAIRTESPAGTVIEARATGATDLTVVPETTAVSFGVDETVSPPSDGDPSHADVYAAVCPYVRAFPERESYDRWADAVPAATVAMPLEGATELAAALLA; translated from the coding sequence ATGACGGACGATCTCTGTACCTGCGCCAGTTCGTGTGAAGGGCGATCGGACGACCCCGAGTCGGCCTCCGGTCGGTGGCTCGGCGGTTCGCAGCGGCTCGAGACCCCGCTGCCGAGTGACGTTCAGGCGGGACTGGGACGGCTCCTCGGTGAGGAACCGATCGAGACCCTGGACGAGTGGGTCGCCGAAGTCCGCCGTCGAACCAATGGATCGATCGCGGTCGACGATCTGTGTCACGCCGACGAGGAGACGGCCCACTGGGGCGAGATCGGCAGCAAACGGTACTACTTCCGGTGTTTCTACGACGCGGTGGTACTGTCGGCGCTCGTGGATCGACCGGTCGCGATTCGGACCGAGAGTCCGGCCGGGACGGTAATCGAAGCGCGCGCCACGGGTGCCACCGATCTGACGGTCGTCCCCGAAACGACCGCGGTTTCGTTCGGCGTCGACGAAACCGTCTCGCCGCCGTCGGACGGCGACCCGTCGCACGCGGATGTCTACGCCGCGGTCTGTCCGTACGTCAGGGCGTTTCCGGAGCGCGAGTCATACGATCGGTGGGCTGACGCCGTCCCGGCCGCGACCGTCGCGATGCCCCTCGAGGGCGCCACCGAACTGGCGGCCGCGCTCCTGGCCTGA
- a CDS encoding copper-translocating P-type ATPase, whose amino-acid sequence MDDHDHRAGDGPEPSDTARDDGERADRTERSLLEDEADDAERGRAEIRDRQERGGHVGHERGGHGEDHGGGMHSGGDHSDHGGGMHAGHETMFRRRFFVSTLLSIPVLLYSEMLQEWLAFSVPAFPGSEWISPVFAVIVFAYGGVPFLRMAVPELRERAPGMMTLISMAITVAFVYSLASVVVPTESAFFWELVTLIDIMLLGHWIEMRSVRRASSALDELAKLMPDTAERITDDGDTEEIPANELEEGDPVLVRPGASVPADGVVETGESDVNESMITGESMPVEKEPGDEVIGGTINGDGSLRVRISATGEETTLAGIMRLVEEAQSSKSKTQALADRAAGWLFYVALGAALVTAVAWTVATGFDSAVIERVVTVLVIACPHALGLAIPLVVAINTSLAARNGMLVRDRIAMEQARTLDTVVFDKTGTLTEGEQGVVDIATVDGVSEAEALALAATVEGDSEHMIAQAIREAADDRNVSRRTAADFEALKGRGVRATVDGERIYVGGPNLLSELEGDVPPALERFADRAGGNAQTVVYLVRKGKPVAAFALADVVREQSYRVVDALHELGLEVAMMTGDSEDVARAVADDLGIDTVFAEVLPEDKDEKITALQEQGKSVAMVGDGVNDAPALTRADIGIAIGSGTDVAVQSADIILVQNNPMDVVRLVKLSRASYRKMQQNLVWAAGYNVFALPLAAGILAPIGILLSPAVGALLMSLSTVIVAINAQFLRRTDLSVPNLPGVSAPREPRPAD is encoded by the coding sequence ATGGACGATCACGATCACCGAGCCGGGGACGGTCCGGAGCCGTCCGATACCGCTCGAGACGACGGCGAGCGGGCCGACCGGACCGAACGGTCGCTGCTCGAGGACGAGGCCGACGACGCCGAGCGGGGGCGAGCCGAGATCCGCGATCGGCAGGAACGCGGGGGTCACGTCGGCCACGAGCGCGGTGGCCACGGCGAGGATCACGGTGGCGGGATGCATTCCGGTGGCGACCACAGCGACCACGGCGGCGGGATGCACGCCGGCCACGAGACGATGTTCCGGCGCCGATTCTTCGTCTCGACGCTGCTCTCGATCCCCGTCCTGCTCTACAGCGAGATGCTCCAGGAGTGGCTCGCCTTCTCGGTGCCGGCGTTCCCCGGCAGCGAGTGGATCAGCCCCGTCTTCGCGGTGATCGTCTTCGCCTACGGCGGCGTCCCCTTCCTTCGGATGGCCGTCCCGGAACTGCGCGAGCGCGCGCCGGGGATGATGACGCTCATCTCGATGGCGATCACCGTCGCGTTCGTCTACAGCCTCGCGAGCGTCGTCGTCCCCACCGAGTCGGCCTTCTTCTGGGAGCTGGTGACGCTGATCGACATCATGCTACTGGGTCACTGGATCGAGATGCGCAGCGTCCGGCGGGCCTCGAGCGCGCTGGACGAACTGGCGAAGCTGATGCCCGACACGGCCGAGCGGATTACGGATGACGGTGATACCGAAGAGATTCCGGCGAACGAACTCGAGGAAGGCGACCCGGTACTCGTCCGGCCGGGCGCGAGCGTCCCCGCCGACGGCGTCGTCGAGACGGGCGAGTCGGACGTCAACGAGTCGATGATCACCGGCGAGTCGATGCCCGTCGAGAAGGAACCCGGTGACGAGGTTATCGGCGGGACGATCAACGGCGACGGCAGCCTCCGCGTGCGCATCAGCGCGACGGGCGAGGAGACGACGCTGGCCGGTATCATGCGGCTGGTCGAGGAGGCCCAGTCGAGCAAATCGAAAACGCAGGCGCTGGCCGACCGCGCCGCCGGCTGGCTGTTCTACGTCGCCCTCGGTGCGGCCCTCGTGACGGCCGTCGCGTGGACGGTCGCGACCGGCTTCGACTCGGCGGTGATCGAGCGGGTCGTCACCGTCCTCGTCATCGCCTGCCCGCACGCGCTCGGGCTGGCGATCCCGCTGGTGGTCGCGATCAACACCTCGCTGGCCGCGCGCAACGGGATGCTCGTCCGGGACCGCATCGCGATGGAACAGGCCCGAACCCTCGATACCGTCGTCTTCGACAAGACCGGAACGCTCACCGAGGGCGAACAGGGCGTGGTCGATATCGCGACCGTCGACGGCGTTTCCGAGGCGGAGGCGCTCGCGCTGGCGGCCACCGTGGAGGGCGACTCGGAACACATGATCGCCCAGGCGATCCGCGAGGCGGCCGACGACCGCAACGTCTCGAGGCGGACCGCCGCCGACTTCGAGGCGCTGAAAGGCAGGGGCGTCCGCGCGACGGTCGACGGGGAGCGGATCTACGTCGGCGGGCCGAACCTTCTCTCGGAACTCGAGGGCGACGTTCCGCCGGCGCTCGAGCGATTTGCCGACAGAGCCGGCGGGAATGCACAGACGGTCGTCTATTTAGTTCGTAAAGGGAAACCGGTCGCCGCCTTCGCGCTCGCCGACGTCGTCCGCGAGCAGAGCTACCGCGTCGTCGACGCGCTCCACGAGTTGGGACTCGAGGTGGCGATGATGACCGGGGACTCCGAAGACGTGGCTCGCGCCGTCGCGGACGACCTCGGCATCGACACGGTCTTCGCCGAGGTGTTGCCGGAGGACAAGGACGAGAAGATCACGGCGCTCCAGGAGCAGGGCAAATCCGTCGCGATGGTCGGCGACGGGGTCAACGACGCGCCGGCGCTCACCAGAGCCGACATCGGGATCGCGATCGGGAGTGGGACGGACGTCGCCGTCCAGTCGGCGGACATCATCCTCGTCCAGAACAACCCGATGGACGTGGTTCGGCTCGTCAAGCTGAGTCGGGCGAGCTACCGGAAGATGCAACAGAACCTCGTCTGGGCCGCGGGCTACAACGTCTTCGCGCTCCCGCTGGCGGCGGGGATCCTCGCGCCGATCGGAATTCTGCTCTCGCCGGCCGTCGGAGCGCTGCTCATGTCGCTGAGTACGGTGATCGTCGCGATCAACGCGCAGTTCCTCCGGCGGACTGATCTCTCGGTGCCGAATCTTCCCGGCGTTTCCGCGCCCCGGGAGCCCCGGCCGGCGGACTGA
- the hisG gene encoding ATP phosphoribosyltransferase — translation MRIAVPNKGRLHEPTIDLLERAGLHLENGADRKLYADTVDPDVSVLFARAADIPEYVADGAADLGITGYDQVQEARVDNVSELLNLEFGRCRLVLAAPEDGDIDGVDDLEGGIVATEFPNITEDFFAETGVEPDIVEVSGATELTPHVEMADAIVDITSTGTTLKMNRLAVVEEVLSSSVRLFGREDVLDDPKVEEVRTALSSVKQAEGKRYLMMNAPRDRLDEVRDVIPGMGGPTVMDIAGEGGEAQAPADDEMVAVHAVVDEQQVFETITEVKNAGASDILVTEIERLVE, via the coding sequence ATGCGAATCGCCGTTCCCAACAAGGGCCGCCTGCACGAGCCGACGATCGATCTCCTAGAGCGGGCGGGGCTCCACCTCGAGAACGGTGCCGACCGAAAACTGTACGCCGACACCGTCGACCCGGACGTCTCTGTCCTCTTCGCCCGCGCGGCTGACATCCCGGAGTACGTCGCCGACGGCGCGGCCGACCTCGGCATTACGGGGTACGATCAGGTACAGGAAGCGCGCGTCGACAACGTCTCCGAACTCCTGAATCTGGAGTTCGGGCGCTGTCGACTCGTCCTCGCGGCGCCCGAGGACGGGGACATCGACGGCGTCGACGACCTCGAGGGCGGCATCGTCGCCACCGAGTTCCCGAACATCACGGAAGACTTCTTCGCCGAGACCGGCGTCGAGCCCGACATCGTCGAGGTCTCCGGCGCGACGGAGCTAACTCCCCACGTCGAGATGGCCGACGCCATCGTCGACATCACGAGCACGGGGACGACGCTGAAGATGAACCGGCTCGCGGTGGTCGAGGAGGTGCTCTCGAGTTCCGTCCGGCTGTTCGGTCGCGAGGACGTCCTCGACGACCCGAAGGTCGAGGAGGTACGGACGGCGCTCTCGTCGGTCAAGCAGGCAGAGGGCAAGCGTTACCTGATGATGAACGCGCCGCGGGACCGACTGGACGAGGTCCGGGACGTCATCCCCGGGATGGGCGGGCCGACGGTGATGGACATCGCCGGCGAAGGCGGGGAGGCGCAAGCGCCGGCTGACGACGAGATGGTAGCCGTCCACGCGGTCGTCGACGAACAGCAGGTCTTCGAGACGATCACCGAGGTCAAGAACGCCGGCGCGAGCGACATTCTGGTGACCGAAATCGAGCGGTTAGTCGAGTAA
- a CDS encoding DUF7344 domain-containing protein: MTIHTDQPTTGSPASRRRADDGDDRADGTAVAIDDSIPQAAVRRVLDSDRRRELLRCLLDADDSLELPALVARIADAEHDSTAVTSLLDLRQRVHVSLCRTHLPLLENYRVLDYDEGCGCVAPGARLSAFESVLDLEALGGPDTAGLSSGP; encoded by the coding sequence ATGACGATCCATACAGACCAGCCGACGACCGGGTCACCTGCCAGCCGTCGACGCGCGGACGACGGCGACGACCGCGCGGACGGGACTGCGGTCGCGATCGACGACTCCATCCCGCAGGCTGCCGTCCGCCGCGTGCTGGACAGCGATCGCCGCCGCGAACTGCTGCGCTGCCTGCTCGACGCGGACGACTCCCTCGAGCTGCCGGCGCTGGTCGCTCGGATCGCCGACGCCGAACACGACTCGACGGCCGTCACTTCGCTGCTGGATCTGCGCCAGCGCGTCCACGTCTCGCTGTGCCGGACCCACCTGCCGCTGCTCGAGAACTACCGCGTGCTCGACTACGACGAGGGATGTGGCTGCGTCGCTCCCGGGGCGCGGCTCTCGGCGTTCGAATCGGTTCTCGACCTCGAGGCCCTCGGCGGCCCGGACACTGCGGGGCTGTCGTCGGGGCCGTAG
- a CDS encoding TATA-box-binding protein: MTDPKDTINIENVVASTGIGQELDLQSVAMDLEGADYDPEQFPGLVYRTQNPKSAALIFRSGKIVCTGAKSTDDVHESLRIVFDKLRELQIQVNEDPEIVVQNIVTSADLGRNLNLNAIAIGLGLENIEYEPEQFPGLVYRLDEPEVVALLFGSGKLVITGGKKPKDAEHAVDKIVSRLEDLGLLE, from the coding sequence ATGACGGATCCCAAGGACACCATCAATATCGAAAACGTGGTGGCGTCGACCGGTATCGGGCAGGAACTCGACCTTCAGAGCGTCGCGATGGACCTCGAGGGTGCCGACTACGATCCGGAGCAGTTCCCCGGCCTCGTCTACCGCACTCAGAACCCCAAGTCCGCCGCGCTGATCTTCCGTTCGGGCAAGATCGTCTGTACCGGTGCCAAGAGCACCGACGACGTCCACGAGAGCCTGCGCATCGTCTTCGACAAACTCCGCGAACTCCAGATTCAGGTCAACGAGGACCCCGAGATCGTCGTCCAGAACATCGTCACCAGCGCCGACCTCGGTCGGAACCTCAACCTGAACGCCATCGCGATCGGGCTTGGCCTCGAGAACATCGAGTACGAGCCCGAGCAGTTCCCCGGTCTCGTCTACCGCCTCGACGAGCCCGAAGTCGTCGCGCTGCTGTTCGGCTCCGGGAAGCTCGTCATCACCGGCGGCAAGAAGCCCAAGGACGCCGAACACGCGGTCGACAAGATCGTCTCCCGCCTCGAGGACCTCGGCCTGCTCGAGTAA
- a CDS encoding methyltransferase domain-containing protein: MYLLELGGEDDAFAAREATSAATGVRRIAPGLAVANAVNPERVRGLAYTHRASDLLGRTDADLETARALLETAPIDREGSVAVRATDVHGSTGVSTARAERELGSVLVDRGFTVDLDDPDHVLRAAFSEGPLEGGGELEADAETGDLFADAGAEADSLEERVSVCALGWLAAESVRDFGDRAPTDKPFFQPGSMDPLLARAAANIAGAGPGATILDPMCGTGGGLVEAGLVGADIVGTDAQEKMVRGARENLEHFLEPDEPSPTGVDRGEWTVARGDATRLPLADDSVDGVVFDAPYGRQSKIETHRLEDLVAGALAEARRVAPRAVMIADRSWTSEARAAGWELEAAFERRVHRSLTRYVLVLERREPST; the protein is encoded by the coding sequence GTGTACCTGCTCGAGCTCGGCGGCGAGGACGACGCGTTCGCGGCCCGCGAAGCGACCAGCGCCGCGACCGGCGTCCGGCGGATCGCCCCCGGTCTGGCCGTCGCGAACGCCGTCAACCCCGAGCGCGTCCGCGGACTGGCCTACACGCACCGTGCGAGCGACCTGCTCGGGCGCACCGACGCCGACCTCGAGACCGCGCGCGCCCTCCTCGAGACCGCGCCGATCGACCGCGAGGGGAGCGTCGCGGTGCGCGCGACTGACGTCCACGGCTCGACGGGCGTCAGCACGGCGCGCGCGGAGCGCGAACTCGGGAGCGTGCTGGTAGATCGGGGCTTTACCGTGGACCTCGACGACCCCGATCACGTGCTGCGCGCGGCGTTTTCCGAGGGACCGCTCGAGGGCGGCGGGGAACTCGAGGCCGACGCCGAGACCGGCGACCTGTTCGCCGACGCGGGCGCGGAGGCGGACTCGCTAGAGGAACGCGTCTCGGTCTGCGCGCTCGGCTGGCTCGCGGCCGAGAGCGTCCGCGACTTCGGAGACCGCGCGCCGACGGACAAACCCTTCTTCCAGCCCGGCAGCATGGACCCGCTACTGGCTCGGGCGGCGGCAAACATCGCCGGCGCAGGTCCCGGCGCGACGATCCTCGATCCGATGTGCGGCACCGGCGGCGGCCTCGTCGAGGCCGGCCTCGTCGGCGCCGATATCGTGGGGACGGACGCACAGGAAAAGATGGTCCGCGGCGCGCGGGAGAACCTCGAGCACTTCCTCGAGCCCGACGAGCCATCGCCGACCGGTGTCGACCGCGGGGAGTGGACCGTCGCCCGCGGGGACGCGACGCGACTTCCGCTGGCCGACGACAGCGTCGACGGCGTCGTCTTCGACGCGCCCTACGGCCGCCAGTCGAAGATCGAGACCCACCGTCTCGAGGACCTGGTCGCGGGCGCGCTCGCTGAAGCGCGGCGGGTCGCCCCGCGGGCCGTGATGATCGCGGACCGGTCGTGGACGAGCGAGGCCCGGGCCGCGGGATGGGAACTCGAGGCCGCGTTCGAACGCCGCGTCCACCGCTCGCTGACGCGGTACGTGCTCGTCCTCGAGCGGCGGGAGCCGTCGACGTAG
- a CDS encoding DUF7576 family protein, translated as MDDDDPSAAAASDTPARCENCGTSLDRGNWHPTVGWTDSDDTYRIARFCSDTCRDEWRPPREGTDDS; from the coding sequence ATGGATGACGACGATCCGTCGGCCGCCGCCGCATCCGACACTCCCGCCCGCTGTGAGAACTGCGGAACGAGCCTCGATCGGGGCAACTGGCACCCGACGGTCGGGTGGACGGATTCGGATGACACGTACCGTATCGCCCGGTTCTGTAGCGACACGTGTCGCGACGAGTGGCGTCCGCCTCGCGAGGGTACCGACGACTCGTGA
- a CDS encoding HalOD1 output domain-containing protein yields MSATETTRQLSRADEVCTTVALAVADATETPVDELPPLYSVIDPDALNDIFQPRNGDRPPAGTHVSFVIAGCTVSIRDGAVIVSPGAETADDRTASARASAN; encoded by the coding sequence ATGAGCGCAACAGAGACGACCCGACAACTCTCTCGGGCCGACGAGGTGTGTACCACGGTCGCGCTGGCGGTCGCGGACGCGACGGAGACGCCGGTCGACGAACTGCCGCCGCTGTACTCGGTGATCGATCCCGACGCCCTCAACGATATCTTCCAGCCACGCAACGGTGATCGTCCGCCGGCGGGAACGCACGTCTCCTTCGTGATCGCGGGGTGCACCGTCAGCATCCGCGACGGCGCCGTCATCGTCAGTCCGGGCGCGGAGACGGCCGACGACCGAACCGCCTCGGCGCGTGCCAGCGCGAACTGA
- a CDS encoding bacterio-opsin activator domain-containing protein yields the protein MADDDFRILLVEDNPGDARLIEEMLRETTVPLSSVGEADVGRETREVTLRRADCLEAGLDRLSSSIDIVLLDLGLPDSSGLDTLTSVLEHSATVPIVVLTGLSDERVGVRAVQQGAQAYLVKDEITSALLTRSLRHALERHQRETQLTALSTVSRELMSMTAFDDIADRAVTAAAESLEFPVAVVCLYDDRGELRPRAATDRAEEVLLAAESSGATGVSSHLSTPCAAVVERVFATKRADVAAADDPDASLPDADSPLRSRLAFPLGTHGVFLVGSATESTIPSTAVNYASILATNTEAALERLSREQRLQEREAELERQTESLEQLNQINAMIRDVVQSVVHATTRTEIEQAVCDRLAAADSFRFAWIGVHDELERTVTPHARSGVEDGYLDSVPLTTDGESDEGGPIGAAVRTRELRVVGDVVRELSSASRREEAMKRGYRSIASIPLVYAETLYGVLTIYADRPGIFTEQVQAVLTELGETIAHAINAAESKKALISDRVVELKFEIRDTDIVFLALTAEIGCECSVESVVPRMDDRLRVFFSTDGASVDEVAAFAERALAIEEFTLVAEREDECVFECTLRESNVISFCLERGVTVQTLIANDGTGQLTVELSSDADVRGFAERFRSTYPESSLVASREDERSVQTRQAFQTTLTDRLTDRQAEVLRTAFFSGYFESPRASSGRDVAATLDITQPTFNHHLRAALRKLLMLLYTD from the coding sequence ATGGCAGACGACGATTTCCGTATCCTCCTCGTCGAGGACAATCCGGGCGATGCCCGCCTGATCGAAGAGATGCTCCGGGAGACGACCGTTCCGCTATCGTCGGTCGGCGAGGCGGACGTCGGTCGGGAAACCCGGGAGGTGACTCTCCGCCGCGCCGATTGCCTCGAGGCGGGACTCGACCGGTTATCGTCGTCGATCGATATCGTGTTGCTCGATCTAGGGCTTCCGGACAGTTCGGGCCTGGATACGCTCACGAGCGTCCTCGAGCACTCGGCGACCGTCCCGATCGTGGTACTGACGGGCCTCTCCGACGAGCGGGTCGGCGTCCGCGCCGTCCAGCAGGGCGCGCAGGCGTATCTCGTCAAAGACGAGATCACCAGCGCACTGCTGACCCGATCGCTTCGCCACGCGCTCGAGCGGCACCAGCGCGAAACGCAGTTGACCGCGTTGTCGACGGTCTCGCGGGAGCTGATGTCGATGACCGCCTTCGACGATATCGCGGACCGAGCGGTCACCGCGGCGGCGGAGTCCCTCGAGTTCCCCGTCGCCGTGGTCTGTCTCTACGACGACCGCGGCGAGTTGCGGCCTCGAGCCGCCACCGATCGAGCGGAGGAAGTGCTGCTCGCCGCGGAATCGTCGGGTGCGACCGGCGTCTCATCCCACTTGTCGACGCCCTGTGCGGCGGTCGTCGAGCGCGTCTTCGCCACGAAACGGGCCGACGTCGCCGCGGCCGACGATCCCGACGCGTCCCTCCCGGACGCCGACTCCCCGCTGCGGAGCCGGCTCGCGTTCCCGCTCGGGACCCACGGCGTGTTCCTCGTCGGTTCGGCGACCGAATCGACGATCCCGTCTACCGCCGTCAACTACGCGTCGATCCTGGCGACGAACACGGAGGCGGCGCTCGAGCGGCTCAGTCGCGAGCAGCGGCTGCAGGAGCGGGAGGCCGAACTCGAGAGGCAGACCGAGTCCCTCGAGCAACTCAATCAGATCAACGCCATGATCCGCGACGTCGTCCAGAGCGTCGTCCACGCGACGACGCGGACCGAAATCGAGCAGGCCGTCTGCGATCGATTGGCGGCCGCCGACTCGTTTCGATTCGCCTGGATCGGCGTCCACGACGAACTCGAGCGGACGGTGACGCCGCACGCTCGATCGGGCGTCGAGGACGGGTACCTCGACAGCGTCCCGCTCACGACCGACGGGGAGTCGGACGAGGGCGGTCCGATCGGGGCCGCGGTGCGGACGCGTGAACTCCGGGTCGTCGGGGATGTGGTCCGGGAGCTGTCGTCCGCGTCGCGGCGCGAGGAGGCGATGAAACGCGGCTATCGGTCCATCGCCAGCATCCCCCTCGTGTACGCGGAGACGCTGTACGGCGTCCTCACGATCTACGCGGACCGCCCGGGGATCTTCACCGAGCAAGTGCAGGCCGTGCTGACCGAACTCGGTGAGACGATCGCTCACGCCATCAACGCGGCCGAAAGCAAGAAGGCGCTGATCAGCGACCGTGTCGTCGAACTCAAGTTCGAGATCCGCGACACGGATATCGTTTTTCTCGCCCTGACCGCGGAGATCGGTTGCGAGTGCTCCGTCGAGAGCGTCGTTCCGCGGATGGACGATCGGCTCCGCGTGTTCTTCTCGACCGACGGCGCGTCGGTCGACGAGGTGGCGGCGTTCGCCGAGCGAGCGCTCGCTATCGAGGAGTTCACGCTCGTCGCGGAGCGGGAGGACGAGTGCGTGTTTGAGTGCACGCTGCGAGAATCGAACGTCATCTCGTTCTGTCTCGAGCGGGGAGTGACGGTACAGACGCTGATCGCGAACGACGGAACGGGTCAGCTGACGGTCGAACTCTCCAGCGACGCGGACGTTAGGGGGTTCGCGGAGCGCTTTCGGTCGACGTACCCGGAGTCGTCGCTGGTGGCGAGTCGAGAGGACGAGCGATCGGTACAGACGCGACAGGCGTTCCAGACGACGCTGACGGATCGACTGACGGATCGGCAGGCGGAAGTCCTGCGCACGGCCTTCTTCAGCGGCTACTTCGAATCGCCGCGCGCGAGCAGCGGGCGGGACGTGGCGGCGACGCTCGACATCACGCAACCGACGTTCAACCACCACCTCCGCGCGGCCTTGCGCAAGCTGTTGATGCTGCTCTACACGGACTGA
- a CDS encoding inorganic phosphate transporter — translation MVELVTIATFLVAALASLFMAWAIGAGSSGSTPFAPAVGANAISVMRAGFLVGILGFAGAVLQGANVSEAVGSDLILGPSLTPMAATIALTIAAGLVALGVFAGYPIATAFTVTGAVIGVGLAMGGDPAWAKYTEIATLWILTPFVGGGIAYTIARLLRAELIAERYLIMLLAAFVGVLVANIEFAILGSAEAGGASIAQASSGWVPGPEIAGTVAMTVAIAILWAVVVGLDLRSELESGERHFLLVLGGLVAFSAGGSQVGLAVGPLIPLSGDLEIPLTALLVGGGFGLLLGSWTGAPRMIKAISQDYSSLGPRRSIAALIPSFMIAQSAVLFGIPVSFNEIIVSAIIGSGYAAAGAGGGVSARKMGYTVLAWIGSLAGSIVISYVAFTAVAAVLG, via the coding sequence ATGGTCGAGCTCGTGACGATCGCGACGTTTCTGGTGGCCGCACTGGCCAGCCTCTTTATGGCCTGGGCAATCGGCGCCGGCTCGAGCGGCTCGACGCCCTTTGCCCCGGCGGTCGGCGCGAACGCGATCTCGGTGATGCGAGCGGGCTTTCTCGTCGGCATTCTCGGCTTCGCCGGCGCCGTGTTACAGGGCGCGAACGTCTCGGAGGCGGTCGGTTCCGATCTGATCCTCGGCCCGTCACTGACGCCTATGGCGGCGACGATCGCGCTGACGATCGCGGCCGGACTGGTCGCGCTCGGCGTCTTCGCGGGGTACCCCATCGCGACCGCCTTCACCGTGACGGGGGCGGTCATCGGCGTCGGGCTGGCGATGGGCGGCGATCCCGCGTGGGCGAAGTACACGGAGATCGCCACGCTGTGGATCCTGACGCCGTTCGTCGGCGGCGGGATCGCGTATACGATCGCCCGCCTGCTCAGGGCCGAACTGATCGCCGAGCGGTATCTTATCATGCTCCTGGCTGCCTTCGTCGGCGTCCTCGTCGCCAACATCGAGTTCGCCATCCTCGGCTCGGCGGAGGCCGGCGGGGCGTCGATCGCTCAGGCCTCGAGCGGGTGGGTTCCCGGCCCCGAAATCGCCGGCACCGTCGCGATGACGGTTGCCATCGCGATCCTCTGGGCGGTCGTCGTCGGCCTCGATCTGCGAAGCGAACTCGAGAGCGGCGAGCGTCACTTCCTGCTCGTGCTGGGCGGACTGGTCGCGTTCTCGGCGGGCGGCAGCCAGGTCGGGCTGGCTGTCGGCCCGCTGATCCCGCTGTCGGGCGACCTCGAGATTCCGCTGACCGCCCTGCTGGTCGGTGGCGGGTTCGGCCTCCTGCTGGGCTCGTGGACCGGCGCGCCGCGGATGATCAAGGCGATCTCGCAGGACTACTCCTCGCTGGGGCCGCGGCGCTCGATCGCCGCGCTCATCCCCTCGTTTATGATCGCCCAGAGCGCGGTGCTCTTCGGGATCCCCGTCTCGTTCAACGAGATCATCGTCAGCGCGATCATCGGGAGCGGCTACGCCGCCGCCGGCGCCGGCGGCGGTGTCAGCGCCCGGAAGATGGGGTACACCGTGCTCGCGTGGATCGGCTCGCTGGCCGGGTCGATCGTCATCTCTTACGTCGCCTTCACCGCGGTCGCCGCCGTCCTCGGCTGA
- a CDS encoding DUF5828 family protein gives MEESISGFKVRGDWGDVVEHGERITRALRDADVHDPDGTDDTRLADAFEEWEEWRPKAHETLDTDVSEKTADQASVEEGKGEKAGKEPDEDIKTAGEKLSESYERLEDDDAEGAVGNWRESIDYVARAADSASRKALRRVEDTVYQNVMTQLAPYYFDNELISANIQQSTRNGDNGEQFVFEVNVNDDVLKEDVSDLLAEYEDEVDRWHVGVEKDTDAAEAIEGAEPPPEPEDDSRSTTN, from the coding sequence ATGGAAGAGAGTATCTCGGGCTTCAAGGTTCGCGGTGACTGGGGCGACGTCGTCGAACACGGCGAGCGCATCACCCGCGCGCTCCGGGACGCCGACGTCCACGATCCCGACGGCACCGATGACACCCGCTTGGCCGACGCCTTCGAGGAGTGGGAGGAATGGCGACCCAAGGCCCACGAAACCCTCGATACCGACGTCAGCGAGAAGACGGCTGACCAGGCCAGCGTCGAGGAAGGGAAGGGCGAGAAGGCCGGCAAGGAACCCGACGAGGACATCAAGACCGCCGGCGAGAAGCTCTCGGAGTCCTACGAGCGACTCGAAGACGACGACGCCGAGGGCGCAGTCGGGAACTGGCGGGAGTCGATCGATTATGTCGCGCGCGCGGCCGACTCGGCGAGCCGCAAGGCGCTCCGTCGCGTCGAGGACACGGTCTACCAGAACGTGATGACCCAGCTGGCGCCGTACTACTTCGACAACGAACTGATCAGCGCAAACATCCAGCAGTCGACCCGCAACGGCGACAACGGCGAGCAGTTCGTCTTCGAGGTCAACGTCAACGACGACGTCCTCAAGGAGGACGTCTCGGACCTGCTGGCCGAGTACGAGGACGAGGTCGACCGCTGGCACGTCGGCGTCGAGAAGGACACTGACGCGGCCGAGGCGATCGAAGGTGCCGAGCCGCCGCCGGAGCCCGAAGACGACTCGCGGTCGACGACGAACTGA